ACCATAGAGGATTTTCTGGATGGTTTTGAAATCGATCCCTTAACCAATACGATCATGCTCTATGTGGAAAGTGTAAAGAACGGTCGCAGATTTTTTCAAAGTGCAAGACGGTTGGGAAAAAAGAAACCGGTTGTTTTATTAAAAGGGGGCCAGAGCCGTGCAGGAAATAAGGCCGCATCGAGTCACACCGGCGCATTAACCACTGATACAAAAATATTTGATGCGGTATGCCGTCAGGCCGGTATTGTTAAAGTTGAGCAACCCATGGATCTTTTAGATCTTGCCGCTGCATTCTCTTCTCTGCCTCTACCAAAGGGCAATCGTGCGGCAATCATGACCCTGGGCGGGGGCTGGGGAGTGGTAACAGCCGATCTTTGTTCTCAATTCGATCTTGAAGTTCCTTCACTTTCCCCTGAATTGATAGAGCAAATAGACAAAATACTTCCGACTTACTGGAGCAGGGCGAACCCGGTGGATCTGGTGGGAGAAAATGATACTTCCATACCCATAACCGTAATAGAAGAACTGTTAAAATGGGATGGCTGTGATGCGGTGATTAATCTTGGGATAGTGGGCAGGCGAATTTTCATTGAGGATTTTACCGATTCCGTGCTTAAATCAGACCCGTCTTATTCAGCCGAATTTCTTGACTCAGTAAATGCCACCCTTGCCGAATTTGAAAACCAATATATTGAACACATTGCAAAGCTGATGGAAATTCATAAAAAGCCGGTATATGGAGTCAGCCTGCTCACCGACGAGAATGATCAAACCGTTTTTGCCGTAAAAGATAGTCCCTTTAAACCTCTATTCTATCAGACACCGGAAAGGGCGGTAAAGGCATTTTCCAAAATGTACCAATACCAGCGGTTTTTAGACTGTACTTAGCCGGGCAGTAAACAGTGCTTATTTTATATTTGATTTTATCGTTAGGTTATAAGGCTGCTCAGGTGCTGGCTTGGCGGTTTTGGATTTGGTTGAATACCTTGCTTTATTCAATGTGCTGTGATATCCTTGATGTAATTATGAAATATCTGCCAATAAATACATCCCCTAAATTCAGATTCGATTTTGAAGTCGGCTACCTGGTTAAAAGCCCCTGTAAGGAATGTGAAAAAAGGAAGGATTTCCCGGATTGTATTGACGATTGTGATAAGCTTGACAAAATACATGAGTATTTATTAAACACAATATCATGTACCAGACGCTCATGACCCGCTTGACAGCCAATTTTTTTGGTTCTTGGCAACTTAATTCCATTGACTTAAGTGATTATTGAATCCCGGCACACCGGACAGGGAATGTTGAATTTTGCTGTGTTTTTCATTCGTTCGACTGTTCGATATTTCTTGTTCAGTATTCGATATTCACCAATGTATTGAAAATTTGCTTAAGCGAACGACATTATGCTACCGCATGATTTTTGTACGCTTAATACCTGAATCCCACAACTTCCCAGGTCATACATGACAAAATTAGAGCAATTATCATCCGGCTCGTACCAAATATCCATAAAAGAAAAAGATCACATAGTCATTTGCTTACTGGGAAGAATCGATGTTGAAACCACCCCATCCATCCTGAAAAAACTCCCGGACGAAGTCAAAGCCAAATCCTGGCGTTTTGTTACCATCGATCTGGATCAGGTTTCTTATTTTGACGATTTTGGTGCGCTGATTCTTTTTGAATTAAAGAAAATCGTTTTGGCCGCTAATGGTGAGTTCAACCTTGTTCATGTCCACCCCAACACCAAAAACATTCTTTCCATTGTTAACTTCGATACGGAGCAAAAACAGACTTCTTTAACCAGCAAGGATTCATCAAATTTCGTTACCAGTTCAGGCGAAATCACCCTGCAAACTTTATTTAATGTCCGATATATGATTTCCTTTTTGGGATCTGTTATTCTTTCTTTTGTTCAGGTCTTGTTTCATCCAAAATCGTTGCGTTTAAACGATACCATTTCCTGTATGGAAAAAACAGGGGTGAATGCGATTCCGATTGTTGCTCTAATCAGCTTTCTGCTGGGCGCGGTCATGGCCTTTATGTCGTCTCTTCAACTTGAGCAGTTTGGTGCAAATATCTATGTCGCCTCTCTGGTATCTATAGCCATGGTTTCAGAACTGGGACCGATCATGACGGCGATTGTGGTTGCCGGTAGATCCGGTTCCGCCTTTGCCGCAGAGATCGGAACCATGAAAATTTCCGAAGAAGTCGATGCGCTGTTTATCATGGGGTTTTCTCCCACGCTCTTTTTGGCTGTACCCAGAATAGTGGCATTGATTATTGTTGTTCCGCTGTTAACTCTTTTTGCCGATATCTTCGCCATTGCAGGTGGACTTTTAGTGGGTATCTCCGTGCTCGATCTGACTACAACCTCATATATCGCCCAAACTCTAAAAACACTGACTCTTTTTGAAGTCGTATGGGGACTGTCCAAGAGTATGATTTTTGCGGCTCTTATTGCCTGGATCGGATGCCTGAGAGGATTCCAGACCAGAGGGGGGTCCGATGCAGTGGGAAATGCCGCCACCTCTGCGGTGGTGAGCAGTATTTTTTTAATTATTCTTTTTGATTCGTTTTTTGCGGTCGTTCGCAGTTTGCTGTGATAGTGTTTTATGGGAAATAATGCGATTATCAAAGTCAGGAAACTGACTGCGCGATACGGTGAGGATGTGATTCTTCACGATGTCAGTTTTGATGTTTTTGCCGGAGAAGTGCTGGTCATTTTAGGCGGCAGCGGATGCGGCAAGAGCACCCTGTTGAGACACATGATCGGGCTCAATGAGCCTTTTTCAGGGAATGTATGGATCGATGGTGCAGACATCACCTCGGATGACGAGGCTTCTTTACACCACGCATTGACAAAAATAGGCGTTCTTTTCCAGGGCAGCGCTCTTTTCGGTTCCATGACAATTGAAGAAAATGTCGGGCTCCCGATTGAAGAATACTCGGGCCTTGCACCTGATGCTGTTCATTCCCTGGTCGGCATGAAGCTGGACATGGTAAATTTAAGGGGCTATGAAAACCATATGCCTGCTGAACTCAGTGGTGGAATGAAAAAAAGAGCCGGTCTTGCAAGGGCCATGGCACTTAATCCGAAAATTTTATTCCTTGATGAACCGTCAGCCGGACTAGACCCGGTTACTTCAGCCGAAATAGACGAACTTATTTTGCATATCAATAAAAGTATCGGCACCACCATGGTGATCGTCACCCATGAACTGGACAGTATCTTTGGGGTTGCCCAACGGGTGATCATGCTTGATAAAAGTTCCCAAGGAATCATTGCCGAAGGAGATCCGGCATATCTAAGGGATCACAGTCAAATCCCCATAGTGAGGCAATTTTTTAACAGAAAAACCACGGTTTCTTAAAAGGTCTCCCGCTTTCTGTTCAGCGGGACATGCATTTTTATCCTGCCGTTTTTTAGCGGGGGAATTTGATCTGCGGCGGGTTATCAAACCGTCCCAATTGAGCTTTTTTTTAACGCCGTTATATCTTGAATAACAGGAAATAAACTATGACTTCTCAAAAAACCAAATTCGCCGTGGGTCTTTTCGTCATTGTTGGACTTGTTATATCGTTTGTGTCCATTGTATGGCTGGGCATGTCCCATTATTTTGAAAAAGGACAGTATTACATTGCTTTTTTTGATGAATCCGTGCAGGGGCTCGACAAGGATTCACCGGTAAAATACAGAGGCGTATCCGTCGGCAGGGTTAAAAGCATATCTGTTGCAGCGGATTCGACATTGATTCAAGTTGTTTTAAAAATGGAAACCGAATTTAGACCTGCAGAGGAACTGATCGCGCAACTTAAGTCTGTCGGTATTACCGGAATCATGTTTGTGGAACTCGATCAAAAAAAAATGGAAGATCGGAGTATATCTTTGCAACCTGAGCTTGGTTTCCAATATCCCGTGATCGCTACCAAGCCTTCAGAAATAAAACAGCTTATCGGAGGAATATCCGATGTGTTAAAGCAGATTAATTCTCTTGATATTCCGGGAATATCCAGCGGCATTAAATCGACTCTTGATGAAATAAAACTGGCAGCCGCCAATCTCAAGATGGAGGAACTATCCTCTTCCATTAAAACCTCCCTGGATACCTTCGACCGGGCGCTTATTTCCGTTGATAAAGCGGCCGCATCTTTCAATGCCCTTTCGGCGAATACCGATCATCTAATTTCAGCCAATGAAAAAGAACTTTCTCAGGCCATTGCCGAATTCAATCAATCGATGAAAAATGCAAACTTAATGGTAGCGGAAGCCGCCGGACTGATAAAGAATACCGATAGTAGCATCAACAAGCTTATGCTTCATCTTATTGTCACCTTGCAAAATATCGAAAAAGCGAGTGAAAGTTTAAGCAAGTCTTTGGAAGTCATTGCCGATCAGCCTTCACGGCTTATCTTCGGAGATCCCCTTCCGCCAAGGAAGGTTGAAGCAGAACAGCAAGAACATTAATCTGGAGATGTTTCCATGAAAAAAAACATGATATCAACTTTTCTGATTTTTATCATTTTACTGATACTGGTGGGATGTATCGGCCAACAACATCCCCCGGTTACCATAGACTACTATACTCTTGAATACGAATTGAGCCCATTTGCTGATTTAACGCCACTTCCCCTTGTGCTGCGCACGGAACGCTTTTCGGTTTCGCCTATCTACAATTCGAACAATATGATTTATGAAACCAGGCCCTTTAAGCTAAATGTCTATAACTATCATAAATGGCGCGCCAATCCGGGAGATATGGTTACCTTTTTTCTATCAAGGGATTTAAAAAGGTCGGCCCTTTTTAAAGCAATATTTGAGCCCGGTTCCAGGTTTTCTTCCTCACATATGATTTCCGGCAGTGTGGACGAATTTTTTGAAAAAGACGAAAAGTACTCATGGAAGGCGGTGCTTTCTGTCAGTATTACTTTAATTAAAGAAAATGAAACGGATATCAGCAAACGTATTGTTTTTCAAAAAAATTACAGTGCAAAAGAAAAATGCAATCGAAAAAACCCGCGGGCCATTGCAACTGCAATGAGCAAAGCCATGGCCAAAATATCTGAAATGATCATTACCGACGTATATCAGTCTCTGGCAAAATTGAACCCAAATTAAGGAATATAAAATGTCCGCTGAAAAAATCAGTGAAACCCCCGTGTGGAAAAAATTGGAGCAGCATGCGACCGATATAAATGATGCGAAAAATCATTTAAAAATTCTGTTGCAAAAAAAAGACCGGTTAAAAAACTTTTCTGTCACCGGTGGCGGAATTTTTTTTGATTTTTCCCGCCAACGGGTGGATGAAACCGCCATGGACCTTTTGTTTGAACTGTCAAGTACCAGAAAAATAAGCAAAACGTTTCATTCCATGGTAACCGGGCAAAAGGTAAACATCACAGAAAGCAGGGCCGCACTTCACACGGCATCCAGAAGTTTTAGCAATGAACCGGTGATGGTGGATGGAATGGATGTGATGCCTGATATAAAAAAGGTAAGAGATGAAATTAAAACATTTTCATCAAAAGTACTTAGCGAAAAAATAAAAAGTTCGACCGGTAAGTCGTTTGAACATCTGGTGGTGATAGGTATCGGGGGATCCTATCTGGGAACCGAATTTGTTTCCAGCGCCCTGGAGTCATACGCAGTTGAAAACATGAACATACACTATCTGGCAAACGTGGATATCCACAATTTCGCTCAAATCGTATCCCGCATAAACCCGGAAACCACGCTATGGATAGTCATTTCCAAAAGCTATACCACAGCAGAAACCATGGCCAATGCCAACCAGGCTCGCCTATTCATGCAAGAAAACGGGCTGGATCCCTCCAAACATTTTATTACGGTGACCAGCAAGGGAAGTCCAGGTGATGACCCGGCAGCTCCGGTTGTTGACTCTTTCCACATGTTTGATTTTATAGGCGGAAGGTACAGCGTCACTTCTGCAGTGGGCGGAGTTCCCCTCAGCCTCTATCTTGGATATGATGTTTTTGAGCGTTTCTTAAAAGGTGCGCATGAGATGGACCTTCATACAAACCATGCTCCGGACAGAGAGAATCTTCCACTGATTGCCGCCCTTATTTCAGTATGGAACAATAATTTTCTGGCATACCCGGCCCAAGGGATTATTCCATACGCCACCCCTTTGTGTAAGCTTGCACCCCATATCCAACAGCTCAACATGGAAAGCAACGGCAAATCGGTTCAGATGGATGGTATACCCCTTGATATCCATACCGGCCAGATTATTTTTGGTGAACCCGGTACAAATGCACAGCATTCATTCTTTCAGCTTGCACACCAGGGGCGACCTTTTCCGATCGATTTCATCGGAGTGGTCACCCCCCAATATATGAAGTACCAAAGCAAATCAAGGGGGGTGACCAACCATCAGGAACTGTGGGCGAATCTTATTTCACAACCCATGGCCCTTGCTGTGGGAAAAGATTCAACCGACAGGGCCAGATGTTTTTCCGGTAACCGGCCTTCGTCAACCATTCTGCTCAATGATCTCTCCCCGGAAAATGTCGGCCGTCTTCTTGCCTTTTACGAAGCAAAAACCGTGTTTGAAGCATTTATATGGGGAATCAACCCCTTTGACCAGTTTGGCGTGGAATTGGGAAAAACAATGGCATCCGGCATTAGAAATGATATTAAAATGAAGAATGAAAACGAAACCTACCACTTCAAAGGGTATGATTCCATCAACCGATTTTATCTGGATTGCTTATTTTCAGGAAAAATTTAATGCGCCCGCTCATCCCCAAAGTGCATCCCTAAGCCCTGATGTTCTTTGTATTTTTCGGGAAATCGCAGTGGTAAAAACAGACTCACTTCCCCACAATAACACGCTTTTTCTTGCGCGGGTGATTCCAGTATAAACCAGTTCTCTGGTTAAAACCGGATAGTCTTTGTCGGGAAAAACAAGGCACACATGATCAAATTCAGACCCCTGGCTTTTGTGGACGGTCATTGCATAAGCCGTTTCATGCTCCTTGATTCTGTATGGTGAATATCTTTTTACCTCCCCCGATGCTTCGGCAAAGAAAACATATAGTTTACTGCTGCCTTCTGTTGGATCCTTCATGGCGATTCCCATATCACCGTTAAAAAGGCCGAGGCTGTAGTCGTTTTTGGTAATCAGTACCGGCCTTCCTTGGTACCATGGGTAATCATTTGCCATATCCATGGTGATTAGTTTTTTCTGGATGAGTACCTCTTCGGCCAGTCTGTTTAAGCTGAATGCGCCGTAACGTCCCACTTTCATGGCGCACAATAATTTAAATCGGTTAAACCGTTCCAGCGCTGTATATGGATCGTGCGCCATCAGATACCCAGCATAACCCTCAACGATTTTGCCGGCGATTATGCTGTGTTTATCAGTTGAGGCTTTAAGCTCTTCCCATTGAATCCCCCTGCCCTCATTATTTTTCAGCATAACAAAAAACGATTTCCTGTCCCCATGGTTCACTGCATGACTTAATTGTTGAATTTTACCGGTTTGGTTAAATCTCAGGCTTTTCTTTAGAACAACGATACCGTCTGCTAAACCCTGCCCCTTTTCATGCAGCTGGATTGAGGTATTAATCTTTTCATCGGCGATTACCTCTATGGTTTTGGCATACTCTTGGGAAAATATTTCCATGTTATTTCGGTGGCATATATCGCCCAGTACCGATCCGGCTTCAACCGAAGCCAGTTGATCCCTGTCTCCCATAAGAATCAAGGTGGCTGTCATCGGAATTGACGAAATCAGCTTGGACATGAGCGCAAGGTCTACCATGGAGGCTTCATCTACAATCAC
This region of Thermodesulfobacteriota bacterium genomic DNA includes:
- a CDS encoding MlaE family lipid ABC transporter permease subunit → MTKLEQLSSGSYQISIKEKDHIVICLLGRIDVETTPSILKKLPDEVKAKSWRFVTIDLDQVSYFDDFGALILFELKKIVLAANGEFNLVHVHPNTKNILSIVNFDTEQKQTSLTSKDSSNFVTSSGEITLQTLFNVRYMISFLGSVILSFVQVLFHPKSLRLNDTISCMEKTGVNAIPIVALISFLLGAVMAFMSSLQLEQFGANIYVASLVSIAMVSELGPIMTAIVVAGRSGSAFAAEIGTMKISEEVDALFIMGFSPTLFLAVPRIVALIIVVPLLTLFADIFAIAGGLLVGISVLDLTTTSYIAQTLKTLTLFEVVWGLSKSMIFAALIAWIGCLRGFQTRGGSDAVGNAATSAVVSSIFLIILFDSFFAVVRSLL
- a CDS encoding ATP-binding cassette domain-containing protein; this encodes MGNNAIIKVRKLTARYGEDVILHDVSFDVFAGEVLVILGGSGCGKSTLLRHMIGLNEPFSGNVWIDGADITSDDEASLHHALTKIGVLFQGSALFGSMTIEENVGLPIEEYSGLAPDAVHSLVGMKLDMVNLRGYENHMPAELSGGMKKRAGLARAMALNPKILFLDEPSAGLDPVTSAEIDELILHINKSIGTTMVIVTHELDSIFGVAQRVIMLDKSSQGIIAEGDPAYLRDHSQIPIVRQFFNRKTTVS
- a CDS encoding MlaD family protein → MTSQKTKFAVGLFVIVGLVISFVSIVWLGMSHYFEKGQYYIAFFDESVQGLDKDSPVKYRGVSVGRVKSISVAADSTLIQVVLKMETEFRPAEELIAQLKSVGITGIMFVELDQKKMEDRSISLQPELGFQYPVIATKPSEIKQLIGGISDVLKQINSLDIPGISSGIKSTLDEIKLAAANLKMEELSSSIKTSLDTFDRALISVDKAAASFNALSANTDHLISANEKELSQAIAEFNQSMKNANLMVAEAAGLIKNTDSSINKLMLHLIVTLQNIEKASESLSKSLEVIADQPSRLIFGDPLPPRKVEAEQQEH
- a CDS encoding ABC-type transport auxiliary lipoprotein family protein, encoding MKKNMISTFLIFIILLILVGCIGQQHPPVTIDYYTLEYELSPFADLTPLPLVLRTERFSVSPIYNSNNMIYETRPFKLNVYNYHKWRANPGDMVTFFLSRDLKRSALFKAIFEPGSRFSSSHMISGSVDEFFEKDEKYSWKAVLSVSITLIKENETDISKRIVFQKNYSAKEKCNRKNPRAIATAMSKAMAKISEMIITDVYQSLAKLNPN
- the pgi gene encoding glucose-6-phosphate isomerase, yielding MSAEKISETPVWKKLEQHATDINDAKNHLKILLQKKDRLKNFSVTGGGIFFDFSRQRVDETAMDLLFELSSTRKISKTFHSMVTGQKVNITESRAALHTASRSFSNEPVMVDGMDVMPDIKKVRDEIKTFSSKVLSEKIKSSTGKSFEHLVVIGIGGSYLGTEFVSSALESYAVENMNIHYLANVDIHNFAQIVSRINPETTLWIVISKSYTTAETMANANQARLFMQENGLDPSKHFITVTSKGSPGDDPAAPVVDSFHMFDFIGGRYSVTSAVGGVPLSLYLGYDVFERFLKGAHEMDLHTNHAPDRENLPLIAALISVWNNNFLAYPAQGIIPYATPLCKLAPHIQQLNMESNGKSVQMDGIPLDIHTGQIIFGEPGTNAQHSFFQLAHQGRPFPIDFIGVVTPQYMKYQSKSRGVTNHQELWANLISQPMALAVGKDSTDRARCFSGNRPSSTILLNDLSPENVGRLLAFYEAKTVFEAFIWGINPFDQFGVELGKTMASGIRNDIKMKNENETYHFKGYDSINRFYLDCLFSGKI
- the recD gene encoding exodeoxyribonuclease V subunit alpha, encoding MYNMNKEPITYLYEIGIISKVDIHFANFITGLCKAKDAEVLIGAALVSSATAKGNICLDLGSVTAGQRETYHNVEWPSVFPKLEVWLEKLRNSPVVGTPGEFCPLILDKNNRLYLYRYWEYEKTLAELIRRRVKEDITDIDTSLLKESLQRLFPEKSEKDINWQKVSAMTAVMKRFCVITGGPGTGKTYTVAKILSIWLEQARGKKLRIFLCAPTGKAAAKLGESIKKAKQEINCRETIKQAIPVQTYTIHRMLRPLPGSPYFGYHAENPLPADVVIVDEASMVDLALMSKLISSIPMTATLILMGDRDQLASVEAGSVLGDICHRNNMEIFSQEYAKTIEVIADEKINTSIQLHEKGQGLADGIVVLKKSLRFNQTGKIQQLSHAVNHGDRKSFFVMLKNNEGRGIQWEELKASTDKHSIIAGKIVEGYAGYLMAHDPYTALERFNRFKLLCAMKVGRYGAFSLNRLAEEVLIQKKLITMDMANDYPWYQGRPVLITKNDYSLGLFNGDMGIAMKDPTEGSSKLYVFFAEASGEVKRYSPYRIKEHETAYAMTVHKSQGSEFDHVCLVFPDKDYPVLTRELVYTGITRARKSVLLWGSESVFTTAISRKIQRTSGLRDALWG